The Longimicrobium sp. genome includes a region encoding these proteins:
- a CDS encoding leishmanolysin-related zinc metalloendopeptidase, with product MRRPLALAAAALSLWGCSSSDSGTHTSVASSVSVSPNAVTFEALGATRVVHASVRDQDGQAMGGASLSWSSSSAAATVAGAGGDSAIVTAVANGSATITATSGSAAGTASVSVAQAVAAVQKTQGDAQSGSAGAALATQLRVKVVDSRGAGVAGQTVTFAVTSGGGSVNPATATTGADGTAATTWTLGPGNAGGQVVTATVGAAGGVTFTANVNAGTAASATAAVGAGQTWQVGAAVPTPPGVKVTDASGNAVVGLTVNFSVTAGGGSITGAQAVTDVAGVASVGSWTMGAVPGVNTLTATIPGTALPPVVFNATALTAVAGSVAAVHGSGQAAMAGTAVQTAPAVVVKDVLGNVMPGVPVSFAVTAGGGTVASATATTNASGVASVGWTVGGLAGPNRMSASISGKPAVNFSAVGCSGGGGSGYAITLCFTTSMTTSQRAVFESAAARWGAIVTGDLVNVPGDVAGGTCGSGSPEVNFNIDDLVIFAAIEDIDGAGQILGSAGWCYRRDAGLPLAGLMRFDAADVAMLEAGGQFGSVILHEMGHVLGIGSLWNAFGLLQDPSSGIAQDTWFSGTNGLAGFNAIGGATYTGGQKVPVENTGGGGTVNSHWRESVLANELMTGFLNGGGPNPLSQLTVRSLADLGYSVDVTQADPFFLTLSVRGSKSGTSGPKLQLVNDVYTGPQYLMDRRGRATRIR from the coding sequence ATGCGCAGACCGCTCGCCCTTGCCGCCGCCGCGCTCTCCCTCTGGGGGTGCTCGTCTTCCGACTCCGGCACGCACACCAGCGTGGCCAGCTCGGTGTCCGTCTCGCCCAACGCGGTGACCTTCGAGGCGCTGGGCGCCACGCGCGTGGTCCACGCCTCCGTCCGCGACCAGGACGGCCAGGCGATGGGCGGCGCGTCGCTCTCGTGGTCGTCCAGCTCCGCGGCGGCCACCGTGGCCGGCGCGGGCGGCGACAGCGCGATCGTGACCGCCGTGGCCAACGGCTCGGCCACCATCACCGCCACCTCCGGCAGCGCCGCGGGCACGGCGAGCGTGAGCGTGGCGCAGGCCGTGGCCGCGGTGCAGAAGACGCAGGGCGACGCGCAGTCGGGCTCGGCCGGCGCCGCGCTGGCCACGCAGCTGCGCGTGAAAGTGGTGGACTCGCGGGGCGCGGGCGTGGCGGGCCAGACGGTGACCTTCGCGGTCACCTCGGGCGGCGGCTCGGTGAACCCGGCCACGGCCACCACGGGCGCCGACGGCACGGCGGCCACCACTTGGACGCTGGGGCCGGGGAACGCGGGCGGGCAGGTGGTGACCGCCACCGTGGGCGCGGCCGGGGGCGTGACCTTCACCGCCAACGTGAACGCCGGCACCGCGGCCTCGGCGACGGCCGCGGTGGGCGCGGGGCAGACCTGGCAGGTGGGCGCGGCGGTTCCCACCCCTCCGGGGGTGAAGGTGACCGACGCCTCGGGCAACGCCGTGGTGGGGCTGACGGTGAACTTCTCGGTGACGGCGGGCGGCGGGTCGATCACCGGCGCGCAGGCGGTTACCGACGTGGCCGGCGTGGCCTCGGTGGGAAGCTGGACGATGGGCGCCGTCCCCGGCGTGAACACGCTGACCGCGACCATCCCCGGCACCGCGCTGCCCCCCGTGGTGTTCAACGCCACCGCCCTGACCGCGGTCGCCGGAAGCGTGGCGGCCGTGCACGGGAGCGGCCAGGCCGCGATGGCCGGCACGGCGGTGCAGACCGCCCCCGCGGTGGTGGTGAAGGACGTGCTGGGGAACGTGATGCCGGGCGTGCCGGTGAGCTTCGCGGTCACGGCGGGCGGCGGCACCGTCGCCTCGGCGACGGCCACCACCAACGCCAGCGGCGTGGCCTCGGTGGGGTGGACCGTGGGCGGCCTCGCCGGGCCCAACCGGATGTCCGCCAGCATCTCCGGGAAGCCGGCGGTGAACTTCAGCGCCGTGGGGTGCTCGGGCGGTGGCGGGTCGGGGTACGCCATCACCCTCTGCTTCACCACGTCGATGACGACGTCGCAGCGGGCGGTGTTCGAGAGCGCCGCCGCGCGCTGGGGCGCCATCGTCACCGGCGACCTGGTGAACGTGCCGGGCGACGTGGCCGGGGGGACCTGCGGGAGCGGCTCGCCCGAGGTGAACTTCAACATCGACGACCTGGTGATCTTCGCCGCGATCGAGGACATCGACGGGGCGGGGCAGATCCTGGGCTCGGCGGGGTGGTGCTACCGCCGCGACGCCGGGCTGCCGCTGGCGGGGCTGATGCGCTTCGACGCGGCCGACGTGGCCATGCTGGAGGCCGGGGGCCAGTTCGGGTCGGTGATCCTGCACGAGATGGGGCACGTGCTGGGGATCGGCTCGCTCTGGAACGCCTTCGGGCTGCTGCAGGACCCGTCGAGCGGGATCGCGCAGGACACCTGGTTCAGCGGCACCAACGGCCTGGCCGGCTTCAACGCCATCGGCGGGGCCACCTACACGGGCGGGCAGAAGGTGCCGGTGGAGAACACCGGCGGCGGCGGCACGGTGAACTCGCACTGGCGCGAGTCGGTGCTGGCCAACGAGCTGATGACCGGCTTCCTGAACGGCGGCGGCCCCAACCCGCTCAGCCAGCTGACGGTGCGCTCGCTGGCCGACCTGGGGTACTCGGTGGACGTCACCCAGGCCGATCCGTTCTTCCTCACGCTCTCGGTGCGCGGGTCGAAGTCCGGCACCAGCGGCCCGAAGCTGCAGCTGGTGAACGACGTCTACACCGGCCCGCAGTACCTGATGGACCGGCGCGGCCGCGCCACCCGGATCCGCTGA